Proteins found in one Streptomyces sp. Edi2 genomic segment:
- a CDS encoding recombinase family protein: MDAETPRRVPVALYVCTSDQDAAELLTDYCRQYAHARDWDAIETVTDTDRQAPLMSRPGWVRLLTLLSDGAIRGVVTYSPAMVAVPEGEYESVRTLMRDRGAFLVTARATTDDPDTPPRRTPAQTARRQNIADVAYRGCGADWEVTQ, encoded by the coding sequence ATGGATGCTGAGACCCCCCGCCGCGTACCCGTCGCGCTGTACGTCTGCACGAGCGACCAGGACGCCGCCGAACTCCTCACGGACTACTGCCGCCAGTACGCGCACGCCCGCGACTGGGACGCCATCGAGACCGTGACGGACACCGACCGTCAGGCCCCGTTGATGTCCCGCCCCGGCTGGGTGCGCCTTCTCACGCTGCTGTCGGACGGAGCAATCCGCGGAGTGGTGACCTACAGCCCGGCTATGGTCGCCGTCCCGGAAGGCGAATACGAGTCGGTACGCACCCTGATGCGTGACCGAGGCGCGTTCCTGGTAACCGCCCGCGCCACCACGGACGACCCGGACACGCCGCCGCGCCGCACCCCCGCCCAGACCGCGCGCCGGCAGAACATCGCAGACGTGGCTTACCGGGGCTGCGGTGCCGACTGGGAGGTGACCCAGTGA
- a CDS encoding helix-turn-helix transcriptional regulator yields MPQWSDYSTGERIKILRAERRQTELAEQTGLSVVTVQKAEQDKALTLPTLLKLADAMHVDVSVILGQQAPRRSMDNASRAMLRKLARTVHDTAAGLLPESTEPAPVADLKDATRRAWDLYWGGEYIELGAILTPLLREAAAAVHDAPADGAADALAVLSDANQIAGCAANLLGARDLAYAAVGHARTAAAKAGDPLRSARVDSAYSWVYLRDGRITDSLTLAQQAAAEVEPRYSDATPERLTVYGNLLTHCAVTSARLDDADRAAEFLSQMHAAGARLGQECDFHGARFGPRTAATQAVGINVTTGQTGKALTLIESIPEPALGSLAAAARNRYRLDVAMAQADARMWDASLDTLETVLAQAPQWARHQALPGVIVEKIGHASTSRLRRVATLVGQRPVLGGFDMATVKTAL; encoded by the coding sequence ATGCCGCAGTGGTCTGACTACAGCACAGGCGAACGAATCAAGATCCTCCGAGCAGAACGCCGGCAAACCGAACTCGCCGAACAGACCGGCCTATCGGTCGTCACCGTCCAAAAGGCCGAGCAGGACAAAGCGCTGACCCTTCCGACCCTCCTCAAGCTGGCCGATGCCATGCACGTGGACGTGTCCGTGATCCTCGGCCAGCAGGCACCCCGCCGATCCATGGACAACGCCAGCCGCGCCATGCTGCGCAAGTTGGCCCGCACCGTCCACGACACCGCCGCCGGCCTCCTCCCCGAAAGCACCGAGCCCGCCCCCGTCGCCGATCTCAAGGACGCCACCCGCCGCGCATGGGACCTGTACTGGGGCGGGGAGTACATCGAACTCGGCGCCATCCTCACACCGCTACTCAGGGAAGCCGCCGCGGCCGTCCACGACGCGCCCGCCGACGGCGCCGCCGATGCGCTCGCGGTCCTGTCGGACGCGAACCAGATCGCCGGGTGCGCCGCGAACCTCCTCGGTGCCCGTGACCTCGCGTACGCCGCGGTCGGCCATGCCCGCACCGCTGCTGCCAAAGCAGGAGACCCGTTGCGGTCGGCCCGCGTCGACTCCGCCTATTCGTGGGTGTACCTGCGAGACGGCCGGATCACCGATTCGCTCACCCTCGCCCAACAGGCCGCCGCCGAGGTGGAGCCGCGGTATTCCGACGCCACCCCCGAACGCCTCACCGTCTACGGCAATCTGCTCACCCACTGCGCAGTCACCTCCGCCCGCCTGGACGACGCCGACCGCGCCGCCGAATTCCTGTCCCAGATGCACGCCGCCGGCGCCCGCCTCGGACAGGAATGCGACTTCCACGGCGCCCGGTTCGGACCGAGGACCGCGGCGACACAAGCCGTCGGCATCAACGTCACCACAGGCCAGACCGGCAAGGCGTTGACCCTGATCGAGTCCATCCCCGAGCCCGCGCTCGGGTCGCTCGCGGCGGCGGCCCGCAACCGCTACCGCCTGGACGTGGCGATGGCGCAGGCAGACGCACGGATGTGGGACGCCTCGCTGGACACCTTGGAGACCGTGCTGGCGCAGGCCCCGCAGTGGGCGCGACATCAGGCGCTGCCTGGCGTGATCGTGGAGAAGATCGGGCACGCGTCCACGTCGCGACTGCGCAGGGTGGCAACGCTGGTGGGGCAGCGACCCGTGTTGGGCGGCTTCGATATGGCGACAGTCAAAACTGCGCTGTAG